A stretch of the Actinomycetota bacterium genome encodes the following:
- a CDS encoding type II toxin-antitoxin system VapC family toxin → MAKYLMDTDVIIWYLRGKEDTVSLIKNLSKEGELAISAISRTEILMGTLEKERTATEEFLNALSTYNVDVYTADMAGDFIKEYRAKGITLEIPDALIAATAIANNLTLVTYNKKHYPMVKSIL, encoded by the coding sequence ATGGCTAAATATCTCATGGATACGGACGTTATCATATGGTATCTTCGCGGTAAAGAGGATACCGTTTCTTTGATAAAAAACTTATCCAAAGAGGGAGAATTAGCTATCTCTGCAATTTCTCGAACTGAAATTCTCATGGGAACTCTGGAAAAAGAGAGGACAGCAACGGAAGAATTCCTTAATGCACTTTCAACTTACAACGTCGATGTCTACACCGCCGATATGGCTGGGGATTTCATTAAAGAATATCGGGCTAAAGGCATTACTCTTGAAATACCGGATGCTTTAATCGCCGCCACGGCGATAGCCAACAATTTAACACTGGTAACCTACAATAAAAAACACTATCCAATGGTCAAATCAATTTTATAA
- a CDS encoding biotin--[acetyl-CoA-carboxylase] ligase, which yields MPIEEILYFLKDKKGEYISGEYLSKRLSLSRTAIWKQIQTLKSQGYKIDASPRLGYRLCFVPDLLLPAEIRYKLSTKILGKEIHHFKEVESTNDVAKDLAIRGAPEGTIVVAEVQTGGRGRLDRGWFSPPGGIWISLILRPSVSPADIPKITLMTSVAVAKAISEVTGLGVKIKWPNDILLDGKKVAGILTEMGAEADRLNFVVVGIGINANVDIDIFPPDIEPHATSVKRALGQNVDRLKLLRCLLERLERKYIRLQGGKFKGILNEWKGLCTTLGSQVKISTVDGEIQGKATGVDEHGALILKLASGKTKTIYAGDVTILRKA from the coding sequence ATGCCCATCGAAGAAATCTTATATTTCCTTAAGGATAAAAAGGGAGAATATATTTCCGGGGAATACCTTTCAAAACGTCTTTCGCTTTCGAGAACGGCCATCTGGAAGCAAATTCAAACCCTAAAAAGCCAAGGATACAAGATTGATGCCTCTCCACGCTTGGGATATCGGTTATGTTTCGTCCCTGATCTTCTCTTGCCCGCGGAGATAAGGTACAAGTTGTCCACGAAAATTTTGGGAAAGGAAATCCATCATTTTAAAGAAGTGGAATCGACGAATGATGTGGCTAAGGATCTTGCAATCAGAGGTGCTCCTGAGGGAACCATCGTGGTTGCCGAAGTGCAAACGGGGGGACGGGGGAGGTTGGATAGGGGATGGTTCTCTCCACCTGGTGGAATTTGGATCTCCCTTATACTGAGACCTTCGGTGAGTCCGGCTGATATCCCAAAGATTACGCTCATGACATCGGTGGCCGTCGCCAAGGCCATCAGCGAGGTCACTGGACTCGGGGTTAAAATTAAATGGCCTAATGATATTCTACTCGATGGTAAAAAAGTGGCCGGTATCCTGACGGAGATGGGGGCCGAGGCCGATCGATTGAATTTCGTGGTCGTGGGCATCGGCATTAATGCCAATGTGGACATTGACATTTTTCCTCCAGATATTGAACCCCATGCCACATCGGTTAAAAGGGCTTTGGGGCAGAACGTAGACCGCTTAAAATTGCTCAGATGTCTTCTTGAACGGTTGGAACGGAAGTATATTCGATTACAAGGGGGGAAATTTAAAGGGATTTTAAATGAGTGGAAGGGTCTATGTACCACTTTGGGTAGCCAAGTCAAAATCTCCACTGTGGATGGCGAAATTCAGGGAAAGGCAACTGGTGTCGATGAACACGGTGCGCTCATCTTGAAGCTTGCCTCGGGAAAAACTAAGACCATCTATGCGGGCGATGTCACCATTTTGCGCAAGGCATAG